CGGGTTCGGGGCCCGCCTCGCCGGTGACCGCGACGACGATCTCGGCGTCGAAGAGTCGCGCGGTGGTGGCGACCATCGCGCGGGCCGCGGTCTCGCTGACGACGGGTCCCTCGGGCACCTCGAGCAGGCCGAACTTCACGTCCTCGTGGTAGGCGATGACGCCGCCGCGGAACCAGTCACCGGCCTGCGGGGCCTTGCTCAGCTCACTCGCCAGGTTGCCGCCGGTCAGCGATTCAGCCACTGCGACGTGCACTCCCTGCTCCACGATCGCGTCGGCCAGACGCGCGCAGGTCTCGGAGAAATCGGTCACGTCGGACATCGGGTCACTCGCCTCTCGGTCGGTGTGCGGATTACGAACAGCACCCCGGACGGTATCCAGATCGGGGCCGGGTCAAACCACTACCTGGTAGGTAGTGGTGTCCGCGCCGACGCGGAGTCACCCTTGGCACATGACCCAGACCGGCACAATTCGGCCCACCACCGTCCTGATCTCCCCGGCGATGTCCGTGCCGGCCCGCGTCTACCGGCGATTGGTGGAGGCGTTGACCGGATATGGCCTCGAGGTGCGCGTGGTCCCGCGCCGCGGCGTCGAAGAAGGGGCCGTTCCGCCGTCACGTACCGCGGACTGGTCCTACGAGGACGAGGCCGCCGACCTCGCGGATGCGATCGCCGCGGCACGAGCCGAGATCCCGGGCGCGCGGGTCTTGGTGGTCGGACACAGCCTCGGCGCCCAGCTGGTCGCGATGGTGGCGCAAACGTCCGATCACACGCCCGACGGCATCGTCGCGATCGGCGCGTCGCTGCCGTCGTTCCGCCACTACGGGATCCGCGGCGTGCCCCTGGGTTCGATCGGTGCGGCCGTCGCTCCGGTGTCGGCCATCGTCGGCCATTGGCCGCGCCGAGGTTTCGGCGGGCCGACGCCCCGCACGCTGATGCGGCTGGGCTCGGATGGTCCTGACCGGTCGGGCGCCGTTCACGCTCGACCGGTCGATCGAGACGCCGACGCTGTCGGTCCGGCTCGACGGCGACGAGATCGTCACCGACGGCGCGGCAGCGGCGTTCGATGCCGCGTTCTCCCCGGAGGCGATCACGCACTGGCGCTACGACGACGCGCAGTGCCCTGCCGGTGGGATCACGACACACATCGGCTGGCTTCGCACGCCCGAGATCGTCGGTGCGCGGATCGCGGCGTGGTGGGACGCGCACACGACGGTCTCGCCGGCGGTCACCGAGTCCGGAACGCTCTGATCGGGACGGTCACGGCACCCAGGTCCCCGACGTGGCCTCGATCCGCTCACGGGTGCGAGCAGCCGTTCCACGGGCCCACGTCCCGGTCGAGACGAACGCGAGGACGAGGACTGCTGCGCCGCACAGCGCCATGCTGATCCACACCGGGCGGGCGGCCGCGGCCAGCCCGTCGGCGACCGATCCCTCGATCCCGGCGAAGGCCACCGCGCCGAACACCGCGACCCCGAGCGCGGTACCGACCTGACGGCCCGTCGAGGCCATGGCCGACGCCAGACCCGCTTGCGTACGGGGCATCCCGGACACCGCCCCGTTGGTGATCGGCGCGTTGAGGAATCCGAAACCGAGCCCGAAGACCAGGTACGCGGTGCCGACGTAGACGAGGGATGTGTCGTTGCCGAGGCCGGTGAGCAACAGGGCTCCCGCCACCATCCCGACGCCCCCGATCACCATCGGTGTCCGGGCTCCCCGATTCCCCACGAGCCGACCGGCGATGGGCGCGCAGACCACCGACGCGGCCGCCATCGGCAAGGTCATCAGTCCTGCGTTCAGCGGCGACATCCCGCGCACCTCCTGCAGGTACAGCGTGTTGAGGAACAGGAAGCCACCGGTCGCGGCGAAGGCGATGACCGCACACGCCACCGAACTGGAGAACGGCGCGCTCCGGAAGAACCGCGGGTCGAGCAGCGGCTCCTCCCGACGGCTCTCGTAGGTGATCATCGCGACGAGCGCGCACGCCGATACGGCGAAACACGCCAGCACTCCCGGCGACGTCCAACCCTGCGGACGCCCCTCGATGATGGCGAAGGTGAGGGTCGCGAGGAGGGTCAGGATCAGCACCTGACCGACCGGGTCCGCGCGACGAGCGTGCTCGGCCCTCGACTCCGGTACGAAACGCATCGTCAGAGCGAGAGCGAGCAGGCAGACCGGCACATTGAGCCAGAAGATCGCCTCCCAGCCGATGCCGGAGACGAGCGCCCCGCCGACGATCGGGCCGAAGGCAAGGCTCATCCCGAAGGCGGTGCCCCACAACCCGATTGCCTGAGCCCGTTCGCGCGGATCGACGAAGACGTTGGTGACGATCGACAGCGCGACCGGATTGAGCATCGCCCCGCCGACGGCCTGCAGCATGCGCGCCCCGATGAGCACCTCGGGTGTGGGTGCCAGCGAACACAACACCGAGGCGACGCCGAAGGTCACCAGGCCGGTCTGGAAGATCCGCTTGCGGCCCAGGCGATCGCCGAGGGATCCGCCGAAGATCAGCAGGCTCGCGATCACCAGCGCGTACGAGTCGAGGATCCACTGCAGCTGCGCCGGCGTCGCGCCGAGGTCCGAACTGATCGACGGCAGCGCAACATTCACTGCCGAGACGTCGAGGCCGACGATGAACAGACTGAGGCAGCAGGTGGCGAGGATGACGAGCCGGTCCCGCCGCGTCAGTGTTCCGTCGGCCGATCGGGCGCGCAGCGCAGCGCGGGCGGCGTTCACGACTCGGCCGCCGCGCGGAGAAGATCGAGCAGATCGGCGAGCTGCCGGAGCTGCGCCTCGTCGAGCGCGGCGAACATGTCGGGGGCAGTGGCGGGGTTCGCGGTCACCTCGTCCACCACGCGACGCCCCATATCGGTGACGGTGACGCGTTTGCACCGGCCGTCGTCGGCGTCGGGCTCCCTCGTCACGAGCCCGCGGGCGACGAGATCGTTGACGATCCCGCTCATCGCCGATGCGTCCACACCCATCTGCTCAGCGAGATCACGCTGCGTCATGGGCCGCACCGCCACGCGACGGAGTGCACGGAACCTGCTGAAGGGGATGTCGATGACCTCGCTGATCCGGGTGCGGGACTCCTTGGCCTGATCACGCACGAGGCTGTTCATGGTGAACCACACCTCGGTCGCGGTCTGCGAGCGGGCACCCGGGCCGACATCAGTTGTAGACATACAACGATTGTAGATTTACAACTATACGCCTCGGCAACCGCCGTAGGCTGGCTGCAGCACCGTCGAACGAAAGCTGGCCGCCATGTCGAAGGTCCTCGTCATCGGACACCGCAACCCCGACACCGACGCCATCGGTTCCGCGATCGGCCTGGCTCGCCTCGAACAGGCACTCGGCGTCGACGCCGAGGCCGTCGCACTCGGCACCCCCGGCCGCGAGACGGCCTTCGCCCTGGAACACTTCGGACTGCAGGCGCCGCGCGTCATCGAGCACGCGAGCCCCCACGACGTGATGCTCGTCGACCACAACGAACGCCGGCAGAGCGTCGCCGACATCGCCGACGTCACCGTCCGCAAGGTGATCGACCACCACCGCATCGCCAACTTCGAGACCGCCGCGCCGCTGTACATGCGAGTGGAGCCGGTGGGATGTACGTGTTCGATCCTGACGCGCATGTACGCGGAGAGCGAGGTCGAGATCCCCGCCGACACCGCCGGGATCATGTTGTCGGCGATCATCTCCGACACCCTCCTGCTGAACTCCCCCACGACCACCGACTCCGACCGGATCGCCGCCGAGGAACTCGCGTCGATCGCCGGCGTCGACCTCGAGGACTACGGGAACCGATTGCTCCGCGCCGGAACGGAACTCGGCGACACCCCGGTGGCGTCGATCATCGGACTCGACGCCAAGACCTTCACGATGGGATCGGTCAGCGTGCGCGTCGCGCAACTGACCACCGTCGACGCCGACGCCGTCCTCGCCCGCCGCGACGAGTTTTTCGAGGCCATGGCCGCCGAGAAGGAGACCGCGGGTCACGACCTGTTCCTCCTCTTGATCACCGATGTGATCGCCTGCGACTCCGACCTCCTGGTGGTCGGTGAACCCGTGGACGCCGTCGAACGTGCACTCGGGATCACGATCGCCGACGGCCACGCGTTCGCCAAGGGCATAGTCTCGCGGAAGAAGCAGATCGTGCCGCAGCTGACGGATGGGTTCGCCTGACATCCCTATGACCTGAGATCAGTCACCGAGGCCCTCACCGTGCCGGCCTGCGCCGCCGGCGAACCGCGCTGCGCCGGTGAGGGTGTCCGCAGCGAGCGACACCATGCCGTGGCGCAGTTCGTTGCTCATCGCGGCATCGACATCCTGGCCGTGCTGTTCCAGGACCGACATCCGATCCTGGCGAAGGCACGTCTGTGGGAACTGCGCGATCTGGGTCGCGAGCTCGACGGCGGCGTCGAGCGCCGTCCCCGACGGCACCACGCGATTCGCGAGTCCGATCTGCAACGCCTCGTCGGCCGCGACAGCACGCCCGGTGAGGATGAGATCCATCGCGCGGCTCTCCCCGATCAGCCGCGGAAGCCGTACCGTCCCACCGTCGATCAGCGGGACACCCCAGCGCCGGCAGAACACACCGAACACGGCATCCTCGTCGACGACGCGCATGTCCGCCCAGAGGGCGAGTTCGAGTCCACCCGCGACGGCGTGACCGGAGATCGCCGCGATCACCGGCTTGGACAACCGCATCCGGGTCGGCCCCATCGGGCCGTCACCGTCGGCTTCCACCCGGTTCGGGGTGCCGTCGGCGATGGCCTTGAGATCGGCTCCGGCGCAGAACGTCCCGCCTTCTCCGTACAGCACGGCGACCGACACGGACTCGTCGGCGTCGAACCGACGGAACGCGTCGGCCAGAGCGTCGGCGGTCGCGCGGTCGACGGCGTTGCGGCGGTCGGGACGATCGATCCCGATGACCCGGACCGGTCCCTGCGACCGTTCGATCACTCCCGACACGCCCATCGCCCCCTGCTCAGATGTCGAAGCCTCAGGTGTTGAAGTACTTGGCTTCCGGGTGGTGCAGCACGAACGCATCCGTGGACTGCTCCGGATGGAGCTGCAGCTCCTCCGAGAGCTGGACACCGATCCGCTCCGGCTCGAGCAGCTCGATCATCTTCGCGCGGTCCTCGAGATCGGGGCAGGCGCCGTAACCGAAGGAGAAACGCGCACCGCGGTATTCGAGGTCGAAGAACCCCTGGGCGTGTTCGGGATCCTCGCTGTCCATCGACCGGTCGCCGAACTTCAGCTCGCTGCGCACACGCTGATGCCAGTACTCGGCGAGCGCCTCGGTCAACTGCACACCGATGCCGTGCACCTCCAGGTAGTCGCGGTAGGCGTCCTCGGCGAACAGTTTGTTCGCGAAGTCGGCGATCGGCTGTCCCATGGTGACGAGCTGGAACGGCATGACGTCGACCCGCCCGGCGGCCTTCGCGGCCTCGCGCGACTGGATGAAGTCGGCGATACACAGGAACCTCGACCGCTGCTGGCGCGGGAACGAGAAGCTGAACCGCACCGGCGCATCGGGGTGCGGCTCGGTGAGCACGTGGACGGTGTCGCCCTCGCTGACTGCCGGGTAGTAGCCGTACACGACTGCGGCGTGCTGCAAGATGTTCTCGGTCGCGAGCCGATCGATCCAGTAGCGCAGACGCGGCCGGCCCTCGGACTCGACGAGCTCCTCATACGACGGGCCGTCGCCGCCGCGAGCGCCACGCAGACCCCACTGGCCGAGGAACAGCGCGCGCTCGTCGAGCAACTGCAGGTAGTCGGCGATCGGCACACCCTTGACGATGCGCGAACCCCAGAACGGCGGGGTCGGGATCTCGTTGTCGGCAGCCACATCCGACCGCGCCGGCACCTCGACGGGCTCCTCGGCGGCCTTGCGCTTCGCGGCGATGCGCTTGGACCGCTCGTGCCGAGCCTTGCGCTCGGCGGTCTTGGCCGCCTCGGCCTTGGCCTCGTCGCTGTCCGGGTCGGGTCCGCCACCGCGCTTGCGGGCCATGATGCCATCCATCAGACGCAGGCCCTCGAAAGCGTCACGCGCATAGTGCACGTCGCCCTCGTAGACGTCTGACAGGTCGTTCTCGACATACGAACGCGTCAGCGCCGCACCACCGAGCAGGACCGGGTATTCCTCGGCGAGACCACGCGTGTTGATCTCCTCGAGGTTCTCCTTCATGACGACGGTAGACTTCACGAGCAGACCGGACATGCCGATGACGTCGGCCTTCTTGTCCGCGGCGACGTCGAGGATGGTCGTGATCGGCTGCTTGATGCCGATGTTGACGACTTCGTATCCGTTGTTGGACAGGATGATGTCGACGAGGTTCTTGCCGATGTCGTGCACGTCGCCCTTGACGGTCGCCAGCACGATCCGGCCCTTGCCGTCCTCGCCGGTCGCCTCCATGTGTGGTTCGAGGTGGGCGACAGCGGCTTTCATGACCTCGGCGGACTGCAGCACGAACGGCAGCTGCATCTGACCCGAGCCGAACAGCTCGCCGACGGTCTTCATCCCCGACAGCAGCGTGTCGTTGATGATCGACAGCGGCGGGACCTGTGTCATCGCCTCGTCGAGATCGTCGGTGAGACCGTTGCGCTCACCGTCGACGATGCGTCGTTCCAGCCGCTCGAACAGCGGCAGCTGGGCCAGTTCCTGGGCGCGCGACTCGCGAGCCGACGCGGCCGAGACACCCTCGAACAGCTCCATCAGCTTCTGCAGCGGGTCGTAACCCTCGCGTCGGCGGTCGTAGACCAGATCCAGGGCGACCTGACGGTGCTCCTCCGGGATACGTGCCATCGGCAGGATCTTCGACGCGTGCACGATCGCGGTGTCGAGGCCGGCCTGCACGCACTCGTGCAGGAACACCGAGTTCAGCACCTGCCGGGCGGCCGGGTTCAGGCCGAACGAGATGTTGGAGATACCCAGCGTGAAGTGCACGTCGGGATGCGACTCGTGCAGCCGGCGAATGGCCTCGATGGTTTCGATGCCGTCGCGCCGGACCTCCTCCTGACCCGTCGAGATCGGGAAGGTCAGGGCATCGATGATGAT
The sequence above is drawn from the Gordonia rubripertincta genome and encodes:
- a CDS encoding CinA family protein encodes the protein MSDVTDFSETCARLADAIVEQGVHVAVAESLTGGNLASELSKAPQAGDWFRGGVIAYHEDVKFGLLEVPEGPVVSETAARAMVATTARLFDAEIVVAVTGEAGPEPDEAAPGTVWFGLDHRGKVSASRKEFDGEPEDVLAQTIAYSLELIESCLR
- a CDS encoding MFS transporter, encoding MNAARAALRARSADGTLTRRDRLVILATCCLSLFIVGLDVSAVNVALPSISSDLGATPAQLQWILDSYALVIASLLIFGGSLGDRLGRKRIFQTGLVTFGVASVLCSLAPTPEVLIGARMLQAVGGAMLNPVALSIVTNVFVDPRERAQAIGLWGTAFGMSLAFGPIVGGALVSGIGWEAIFWLNVPVCLLALALTMRFVPESRAEHARRADPVGQVLILTLLATLTFAIIEGRPQGWTSPGVLACFAVSACALVAMITYESRREEPLLDPRFFRSAPFSSSVACAVIAFAATGGFLFLNTLYLQEVRGMSPLNAGLMTLPMAAASVVCAPIAGRLVGNRGARTPMVIGGVGMVAGALLLTGLGNDTSLVYVGTAYLVFGLGFGFLNAPITNGAVSGMPRTQAGLASAMASTGRQVGTALGVAVFGAVAFAGIEGSVADGLAAAARPVWISMALCGAAVLVLAFVSTGTWARGTAARTRERIEATSGTWVP
- a CDS encoding MarR family winged helix-turn-helix transcriptional regulator, with amino-acid sequence MSTTDVGPGARSQTATEVWFTMNSLVRDQAKESRTRISEVIDIPFSRFRALRRVAVRPMTQRDLAEQMGVDASAMSGIVNDLVARGLVTREPDADDGRCKRVTVTDMGRRVVDEVTANPATAPDMFAALDEAQLRQLADLLDLLRAAAES
- a CDS encoding manganese-dependent inorganic pyrophosphatase, encoding MSKVLVIGHRNPDTDAIGSAIGLARLEQALGVDAEAVALGTPGRETAFALEHFGLQAPRVIEHASPHDVMLVDHNERRQSVADIADVTVRKVIDHHRIANFETAAPLYMRVEPVGCTCSILTRMYAESEVEIPADTAGIMLSAIISDTLLLNSPTTTDSDRIAAEELASIAGVDLEDYGNRLLRAGTELGDTPVASIIGLDAKTFTMGSVSVRVAQLTTVDADAVLARRDEFFEAMAAEKETAGHDLFLLLITDVIACDSDLLVVGEPVDAVERALGITIADGHAFAKGIVSRKKQIVPQLTDGFA
- a CDS encoding crotonase/enoyl-CoA hydratase family protein codes for the protein MGVSGVIERSQGPVRVIGIDRPDRRNAVDRATADALADAFRRFDADESVSVAVLYGEGGTFCAGADLKAIADGTPNRVEADGDGPMGPTRMRLSKPVIAAISGHAVAGGLELALWADMRVVDEDAVFGVFCRRWGVPLIDGGTVRLPRLIGESRAMDLILTGRAVAADEALQIGLANRVVPSGTALDAAVELATQIAQFPQTCLRQDRMSVLEQHGQDVDAAMSNELRHGMVSLAADTLTGAARFAGGAGRHGEGLGD
- the metH gene encoding methionine synthase, which encodes MSFENSGHRPSDFDTTFMSSMSRRVLIGDGAMGTMLQAADLTLDDFNQLEGCNEILNDTRPDILEGIHRAYFEAGADAVETNTFGCNLSNLGDYDIADRIRELAYKGTAIARGVADEMGPSADGIDRYVLGSMGPGTKLPSLGHTTFATIRDAYTECVIGMLEGGADAVLIETSQDLLQVKAAVIAAQRAMDQVGRRIPIISHVTVETTGTMLLGSEIGAALAAIEPLGVDLIGLNCATGPAEMSEHLRYLSKHARIPVSVMPNAGLPVLGANGAEYPLTPEELAESMAQFVGEFGLSFVGGCCGTTPEHIRQVAEAVAQVTPATRAPQHESETSSLYTAVPFDQDASFLVIGERTNTNGSKAFREAMIAEDYQKCLDIAKDQTRDGAHMLDLNVDYVGRDGAADMTALASRFATSSTLPIMLDSTEPEVIRAGLEALGGRCAVNSVNYEDGDGPDSRFNKIMRLVVEHGAAVVALTIDEEGQARTADWKVRVAERLIDDITGNWGLAEEDIIIDALTFPISTGQEEVRRDGIETIEAIRRLHESHPDVHFTLGISNISFGLNPAARQVLNSVFLHECVQAGLDTAIVHASKILPMARIPEEHRQVALDLVYDRRREGYDPLQKLMELFEGVSAASARESRAQELAQLPLFERLERRIVDGERNGLTDDLDEAMTQVPPLSIINDTLLSGMKTVGELFGSGQMQLPFVLQSAEVMKAAVAHLEPHMEATGEDGKGRIVLATVKGDVHDIGKNLVDIILSNNGYEVVNIGIKQPITTILDVAADKKADVIGMSGLLVKSTVVMKENLEEINTRGLAEEYPVLLGGAALTRSYVENDLSDVYEGDVHYARDAFEGLRLMDGIMARKRGGGPDPDSDEAKAEAAKTAERKARHERSKRIAAKRKAAEEPVEVPARSDVAADNEIPTPPFWGSRIVKGVPIADYLQLLDERALFLGQWGLRGARGGDGPSYEELVESEGRPRLRYWIDRLATENILQHAAVVYGYYPAVSEGDTVHVLTEPHPDAPVRFSFSFPRQQRSRFLCIADFIQSREAAKAAGRVDVMPFQLVTMGQPIADFANKLFAEDAYRDYLEVHGIGVQLTEALAEYWHQRVRSELKFGDRSMDSEDPEHAQGFFDLEYRGARFSFGYGACPDLEDRAKMIELLEPERIGVQLSEELQLHPEQSTDAFVLHHPEAKYFNT